One Prunus dulcis chromosome 8, ALMONDv2, whole genome shotgun sequence DNA window includes the following coding sequences:
- the LOC117638096 gene encoding uncharacterized protein LOC117638096, which translates to MRKLFLQSELHGLAALQWSICQDSLSRSQEAQVMYEKLQSHPTAKVSKKARQFVFSFQAMEMMKLTGSSPWKNTGFQNYFEAFIENKSDFVLKEAEGEVGTLSQTLPYIIFLVSPIFVVLLIALQKRI; encoded by the exons atGCGAAAATTGTTTTTACAGAGTGAGCTTCATGGGTTGGCTGCTTTACAATGGTCTATTTGTCAAGACTCCCTCAGTAG GTCGCAGGAAGCTCAAGTCATGTACGAGAAGCTTCAATCCCACCCAACTGCTAAAGTAAGCAAGAAGGCGAGGCAATTTGTGTTCAGCTTTCAG GCCATGGAAATGATGAAGCTTACAGGGAGCTCACCTTGGAAGAACACTGGCTTTCAGAATTATTTTGAAGCTTTCATTGAAAATAAATCCGACTTTGTGCTAAAAGAGGCTGAAGGTGAAGTAGGTACACTGAGTCAAACTCTtccatatattatttttcttgtttctccCATTTTCGTAGTGCTACTTATTGCTTTACAAAAGAGAATATAA